The following are from one region of the Nostoc cf. commune SO-36 genome:
- a CDS encoding IS630 family transposase encodes MPAIGFLSLEQKQNLQKFLKQSDRSEMRERVLILLLMNDGRTQEEIAALIGCSRRTVAYWCVHGDPDTIESLEDGRRKREYRKVNQVYIDKLLEIVEKEPSELGYEFGRWTAERLSTYLEKETGLKISSSQVRKILKRKKYVYLWAKYSLEDRQNAEKRKEFKEKFQNYLSIVKENPKLYQIWFWDESGFSLRVLRRKTWGKKGKRKKVTGKRSRGRVNMMGGLRLSDKKRICYFVERGNSETFYEQLKQLHEFVLKEWLSLGNSQECFHEHGPKIIIFLDNASYHKRKDICTQIEKNLPNIILEYLSAYSPDFNLIELVWHSCKEYIAHRLFQSVCELKSTLNKLLNDGELIIKWGRKIKNKGNAVCAN; translated from the coding sequence ATGCCGGCTATTGGGTTTCTAAGCTTGGAACAAAAGCAGAATCTACAAAAATTCTTAAAACAGAGCGATCGCTCTGAGATGAGAGAGCGAGTTTTGATACTATTATTGATGAATGATGGTAGAACGCAAGAAGAAATAGCAGCATTAATCGGTTGTTCTCGTAGAACAGTAGCATATTGGTGCGTACATGGAGATCCAGATACGATAGAAAGCTTAGAAGACGGTAGAAGAAAAAGAGAATATAGAAAAGTTAATCAAGTTTATATAGATAAACTATTAGAGATAGTAGAAAAAGAACCAAGTGAGTTAGGTTATGAATTTGGTCGATGGACAGCAGAAAGATTATCAACATACCTAGAGAAAGAAACAGGATTAAAAATAAGCAGTTCTCAAGTAAGGAAGATATTAAAAAGAAAAAAGTATGTTTACCTTTGGGCAAAGTATAGTCTAGAGGACAGACAAAATGCAGAGAAAAGAAAAGAATTTAAAGAAAAGTTTCAAAATTATTTATCAATAGTAAAAGAGAACCCAAAGCTTTATCAGATATGGTTTTGGGATGAGAGTGGTTTTAGTTTACGAGTGTTAAGAAGGAAAACTTGGGGTAAAAAAGGAAAAAGAAAAAAAGTTACTGGGAAACGTAGTAGAGGTCGAGTAAACATGATGGGAGGTTTAAGGCTATCTGATAAAAAGCGGATATGTTATTTTGTTGAAAGAGGAAATTCAGAAACTTTTTATGAGCAGCTCAAACAACTACACGAATTTGTACTAAAAGAATGGTTGTCTTTAGGGAATAGTCAAGAATGCTTTCACGAACATGGTCCAAAAATAATTATATTTTTAGATAATGCAAGTTACCATAAACGTAAAGATATATGCACCCAAATAGAAAAGAATCTACCGAATATTATTCTTGAATATCTCTCTGCTTATAGCCCTGACTTTAATCTAATTGAATTAGTTTGGCATTCATGTAAAGAATATATAGCTCATCGACTATTTCAATCAGTATGTGAACTAAAATCTACGTTAAATAAACTCTTAAATGATGGAGAGCTTATTATTAAATGGGGAAGAAAAATAAAAAATAAGGGAAATGCTGTTTGTGCAAATTAA
- a CDS encoding MOSC domain-containing protein, which produces MPYLAKILLYPVKSLDSVEVENARVLASGALQHDREFAIVDEQGRFVNGKRHAKIHSLRAQFALLNRTISLQIPDSDFQKIFHLDEERQGLEATLSDFFGFAVTLKQNSLMGFPDDTHSLGPTVISTATLAEVASWFPGLNVDEMRRRMRANIEIDGVPAFWEDQLFSKQGDLVSFRVGDVHFFGVNPCQRCIVPTRDSYLGEAYPNFQKIFTTQRQATLPNWVTSSPFNHFYRLSVNTQLPLSSAGKILQIGDEVDIIQQ; this is translated from the coding sequence ATGCCTTACTTAGCAAAAATTTTACTGTATCCAGTTAAGTCTCTAGATAGTGTTGAAGTTGAGAACGCTAGAGTTCTTGCTAGTGGGGCACTACAGCATGACCGCGAGTTTGCCATTGTTGACGAACAGGGTAGATTTGTCAATGGCAAGCGTCATGCTAAAATCCATTCACTAAGGGCGCAATTTGCACTCTTAAATAGAACTATCTCGTTGCAAATCCCAGATAGCGACTTCCAAAAAATTTTTCATCTAGATGAGGAACGGCAAGGATTAGAAGCAACTTTGAGTGACTTTTTTGGGTTTGCTGTCACATTAAAGCAAAACTCTCTGATGGGTTTTCCTGACGATACACATTCACTTGGCCCAACGGTAATTAGTACGGCAACATTGGCAGAGGTCGCTTCTTGGTTTCCCGGTTTAAATGTAGATGAAATGCGCCGTCGAATGCGTGCCAATATCGAAATTGATGGTGTACCAGCATTCTGGGAAGATCAACTATTTAGTAAACAAGGTGATTTAGTCTCCTTTCGAGTGGGAGATGTACACTTTTTTGGGGTTAACCCGTGTCAGCGTTGTATAGTCCCAACACGCGATTCTTATTTAGGGGAAGCTTATCCAAACTTCCAAAAAATCTTTACAACTCAGCGACAAGCAACTCTACCAAATTGGGTTACTTCATCGCCTTTTAATCACTTTTACAGATTGAGTGTCAATACCCAATTGCCCCTATCCTCAGCCGGAAAAATTTTACAAATCGGGGATGAGGTTGACATAATTCAACAATAA
- the lepB gene encoding signal peptidase I: protein MQNQVPDNNSSQQPDNSWIAELGRTIVLSIVLALGIRTFVAEARWIPSGSMEPTLHGTPNQWEADKIIVDKLKYKFTDPQRGDIVVFSPTKELQKEQYQDAFIKRIIALPGEKIQLKDGKVYINNKPLPEANYLSSGQSTVIDVCQSGPQPPFLAKPQTIPPDSYLVLGDNRNSSYDSRCWGVVPRQNIIGRAVVRFWPLNHVGGIDKSPVYP from the coding sequence ATGCAAAATCAAGTGCCTGATAACAACTCTAGTCAACAACCCGATAATTCTTGGATCGCAGAGCTAGGTAGAACAATTGTATTGAGCATTGTTCTCGCTCTGGGAATTCGCACCTTTGTTGCTGAAGCACGCTGGATTCCTTCTGGATCAATGGAACCTACTCTGCATGGTACGCCTAACCAGTGGGAGGCAGATAAAATAATTGTCGATAAATTGAAGTATAAATTTACCGACCCACAACGGGGAGACATCGTAGTATTTTCACCTACTAAAGAGCTACAAAAAGAACAATACCAGGACGCTTTTATTAAGCGTATTATTGCTTTACCTGGAGAAAAAATACAACTTAAGGATGGCAAAGTCTATATCAATAACAAACCCCTCCCAGAAGCCAATTACCTTAGTTCTGGGCAAAGTACAGTCATTGATGTTTGCCAATCAGGGCCACAACCACCTTTTTTAGCAAAACCCCAGACTATACCACCCGATTCATATTTAGTACTAGGTGATAATCGTAACAGTAGTTACGATAGCCGTTGTTGGGGCGTCGTCCCCCGCCAAAATATTATTGGACGTGCTGTAGTTCGCTTCTGGCCCCTAAATCATGTGGGCGGAATTGATAAGTCGCCAGTATATCCGTAA
- a CDS encoding GGDEF/EAL domain-containing response regulator, with protein sequence MNYDHLDPNKKDILIIDDMADNLRVLSSILTREGYNVRKALNWQMAQTATQTLLPDLILLDIMMPEVDGYEICQTFKAWDLTADIPVIFISALDDVIDKVKAFKVGGVDYITKPFEFQEVLVRVQNQLALRSARLEILKLNVELEHRVKQRTGELEKTLQKLQEEINSRQKLQSKLLDIALHDSLTGLPNRVLFIRRLENALNRAKQESSYQFAVLFLDCDRFKVINDSLGHPVGDELLIAIARRLQACLIPIDTLARLGGDEFGILLENITDINIAIQVAERIIQQLSLAFKLSRYEVFMNASIGISWGNKDYERPEYLLRDADTAMYRAKAQGRAKYHVFNPAMHQEAIQLLELENDLRRAVERREFLVYYQPIVSLATGRISGFEALVRWQHPIRGMVFPIEFIPVAEETGLINAINTWVLQSACHQLSIWQHHPVTPEPLTISVNLSARLFLQPNFVEQIDRIIYENKINPEYLELEITESVIMENTNAIKITLQQLKQRKIKLIMDDFGTGYSSLSYLHNFPLNALKIDKSFVNRMQDNKENMGLVPAMIGIANSMGMSAIAEGVETQEQLDQLRSLNCNFAQGYLFSRPIEQQLVLELLAASPQW encoded by the coding sequence ATGAATTACGATCATTTAGACCCTAATAAAAAAGATATTTTGATCATAGACGATATGGCAGACAACCTCCGGGTTTTATCCTCCATATTGACAAGGGAAGGGTATAACGTTCGTAAAGCCTTGAACTGGCAAATGGCACAGACGGCAACTCAAACACTATTACCGGATTTGATTTTGCTCGATATTATGATGCCAGAAGTAGATGGGTATGAAATTTGTCAGACTTTTAAAGCTTGGGACTTAACAGCCGATATTCCGGTAATTTTTATTAGCGCTTTAGATGATGTTATTGATAAAGTTAAAGCTTTTAAGGTGGGTGGCGTAGACTACATCACCAAACCTTTTGAGTTTCAAGAAGTTTTAGTGCGCGTGCAAAATCAACTGGCATTGAGGTCGGCGCGATTAGAAATATTGAAACTAAATGTCGAATTAGAACATCGGGTAAAACAACGGACTGGGGAGCTAGAAAAAACTTTACAAAAGCTCCAAGAAGAAATTAATTCCCGCCAGAAATTGCAAAGTAAACTGCTAGATATAGCACTTCATGATTCCCTGACGGGATTACCAAACCGAGTTTTATTTATTAGACGACTAGAAAATGCTCTCAATCGGGCAAAGCAAGAATCTAGTTATCAGTTTGCTGTACTTTTCTTGGACTGCGATCGCTTCAAAGTTATCAATGATTCTCTTGGTCATCCAGTGGGAGACGAATTACTAATAGCCATAGCTCGCCGCCTACAAGCTTGTCTGATACCTATTGATACTTTAGCACGATTAGGCGGAGATGAATTTGGTATTCTTCTAGAAAATATCACAGATATTAACATAGCAATCCAAGTTGCCGAACGGATTATACAACAGCTATCACTTGCTTTTAAGCTGTCAAGATATGAAGTATTTATGAATGCCAGTATTGGTATTAGTTGGGGCAATAAAGATTATGAGCGCCCAGAGTATTTGCTGCGGGATGCTGATACGGCAATGTATCGGGCTAAAGCTCAAGGAAGAGCTAAATATCACGTTTTTAATCCAGCAATGCATCAGGAAGCTATTCAGCTTTTAGAGTTAGAAAATGATCTGCGAAGAGCTGTTGAAAGGCGAGAATTCCTCGTTTACTATCAACCAATTGTTTCCTTGGCTACAGGCAGAATTTCTGGGTTTGAAGCCTTGGTGCGGTGGCAACATCCGATTCGTGGTATGGTTTTTCCTATAGAATTTATTCCTGTGGCCGAAGAAACAGGTTTGATTAATGCCATCAATACTTGGGTATTACAGTCGGCTTGTCATCAATTAAGCATCTGGCAACATCATCCAGTGACACCAGAACCCTTAACAATTAGTGTTAATTTAAGTGCAAGGTTATTTTTACAGCCGAATTTTGTAGAACAAATTGACAGAATCATTTATGAAAATAAAATAAATCCTGAATACTTAGAACTAGAAATTACAGAAAGTGTAATTATGGAAAATACTAATGCAATTAAAATAACTCTTCAACAACTAAAACAGCGAAAAATAAAGTTGATTATGGATGACTTTGGTACAGGATATTCCTCTCTGAGTTACCTGCATAATTTTCCTTTGAATGCACTTAAAATCGATAAATCTTTCGTCAACCGGATGCAGGATAACAAAGAGAATATGGGGTTAGTACCAGCAATGATTGGCATTGCCAATTCAATGGGGATGAGTGCGATCGCAGAAGGTGTCGAAACACAAGAACAGTTAGATCAATTGAGAAGTTTAAACTGTAATTTTGCTCAAGGATATCTGTTTTCTCGACCAATAGAACAACAGTTAGTTCTTGAATTGCTTGCTGCATCACCTCAATGGTAG
- a CDS encoding dihydroorotase: MSSPKTLLIRRARIILPNGELMIGDVLTRDRQIVEVAPEISPTALATEIDAEGLTLLPGVIDPQVHFREPGLEHKEDLFTASCACAKGGVTSFLEMPNTRPLTTTQQALDDKLERASHKSLVNYGFFIGATAENLPDLLLAKPTPGIKIFMGSMHGQLLIDGETALEAIFAKGDRLIAVHAEDQARINQRRQEFANIHDPAVHSQIQDNQAALLATQLALKLSQKYQRRLHILHLSTAEEAELLRQEKPSWVTAEVTPQHLLLNTSAYETIGTLAQMNPPLRSPHDNEVLWQALRDGVIDFIATDHAPHTLEEKAQEYPNTPSGMPGVETSLALMLTAAMQGKCTVAEVVNWMSKAVAVAYGIPNKGAIAPGYDADLVLVDLNTYRPVRREELLTKCHWSPFEGWNLTGWAKTTIVGGEIVYDKSQVNTQVRGQALTFL; the protein is encoded by the coding sequence ATGTCATCTCCAAAAACTTTACTGATTCGCCGCGCTCGTATAATCTTACCCAATGGTGAACTGATGATTGGGGATGTGTTGACGCGCGATCGCCAAATAGTCGAAGTTGCACCAGAAATATCGCCAACGGCACTAGCCACTGAAATTGACGCAGAAGGCTTGACTTTGTTGCCAGGAGTTATTGATCCGCAGGTGCATTTCCGGGAACCTGGACTAGAACACAAGGAAGATTTATTCACCGCCAGCTGTGCCTGTGCTAAAGGCGGAGTCACTTCTTTTTTAGAAATGCCCAATACGCGCCCCCTGACAACGACACAGCAGGCTTTAGACGACAAGCTAGAACGTGCCTCACACAAGTCGTTGGTTAATTATGGCTTTTTTATTGGGGCAACAGCAGAGAATTTACCAGATTTGCTTTTAGCAAAGCCAACACCGGGAATTAAGATTTTCATGGGGTCGATGCATGGCCAACTGCTAATTGATGGCGAAACTGCATTGGAGGCGATATTTGCTAAAGGCGATCGCTTGATCGCCGTTCATGCCGAAGACCAAGCTAGAATCAACCAACGCCGCCAAGAATTTGCCAACATTCACGATCCAGCCGTTCACTCGCAAATTCAAGATAATCAAGCGGCATTGCTTGCAACCCAATTAGCATTAAAACTTTCTCAAAAATATCAACGTCGTTTGCATATTCTGCATCTGTCAACTGCCGAAGAAGCAGAGTTGCTGCGTCAAGAGAAACCTAGCTGGGTGACAGCTGAGGTTACACCACAGCATTTGTTGTTAAATACTAGTGCTTATGAAACAATTGGCACATTAGCACAAATGAATCCACCTTTGCGATCGCCCCACGATAACGAAGTTCTCTGGCAAGCTTTACGCGATGGCGTGATTGATTTCATCGCTACAGATCACGCGCCGCACACCTTAGAAGAAAAAGCTCAAGAATACCCCAATACTCCTTCGGGAATGCCTGGGGTAGAAACTTCTCTAGCTTTGATGTTAACTGCGGCGATGCAAGGAAAGTGTACTGTAGCTGAAGTTGTGAACTGGATGTCTAAAGCTGTAGCTGTGGCTTATGGTATTCCGAATAAAGGAGCGATCGCACCTGGTTATGATGCCGATTTAGTGCTTGTGGATTTAAACACATACCGTCCAGTACGGCGCGAAGAACTTTTAACCAAATGCCATTGGAGTCCCTTTGAAGGCTGGAACCTCACTGGTTGGGCTAAAACCACCATTGTCGGCGGTGAAATAGTTTATGACAAAAGCCAGGTAAATACGCAAGTGCGGGGTCAAGCTTTAACTTTCTTGTAG
- a CDS encoding cache domain-containing protein: MLSKVQPARFINRLVGKVYAKMPLKYVLIVPFILQICGAVGLVGYLSYQNGQKAVRELATQLENEICDRIEQHLDRYLTTPKQINQINSDAIELGLLNLSDFKTTGNYFWKQMQVFNVGYNSFANPKGEFIGVERLDNGKLLINEVSEKNGIGKLYVYPTDNQGNRRHFQEVKNYDPRIEAWYADPVKIGKPVWSQIYQWEDKPEILSISSSYPIYDKNRKFVGVISVDLLLSQIGNFLASLKVKESGKTFILERSGLIVASSTSEPPYTIINGKGKRLSALNSQNPLIRLTTQSLIKRFGNLKLVVEKQQLSFTADGMRYFVQVKSWNDQLGLDWLIVAVIPEGEFMEQINANTHITILLCISCCAYNLHIIDMNITSGTGCYAGYWVSKLGTKAESTKILKTERSL; the protein is encoded by the coding sequence ATGTTATCCAAAGTTCAGCCCGCCAGATTTATTAATCGCTTAGTTGGCAAAGTTTATGCCAAGATGCCCCTGAAGTATGTTCTGATTGTGCCCTTTATATTGCAAATTTGTGGGGCGGTTGGACTTGTGGGCTATCTTTCGTATCAAAATGGCCAAAAAGCGGTAAGAGAACTTGCTACGCAATTAGAAAATGAAATCTGCGATCGCATTGAACAGCATCTTGATCGCTATTTAACAACCCCGAAACAAATCAATCAAATCAACTCAGATGCGATTGAGCTAGGTTTGCTTAACCTTTCCGATTTTAAAACCACCGGCAATTACTTTTGGAAGCAAATGCAAGTTTTCAATGTTGGCTACAACAGCTTTGCCAATCCCAAAGGTGAATTTATCGGTGTTGAACGTTTAGATAATGGTAAGTTATTGATTAATGAAGTTAGCGAAAAGAATGGTATCGGTAAACTTTATGTTTATCCTACAGACAACCAAGGAAATCGCCGCCATTTTCAGGAAGTCAAAAATTACGATCCCCGCATAGAAGCTTGGTATGCAGATCCAGTCAAGATAGGTAAACCCGTCTGGAGTCAAATTTATCAATGGGAAGATAAACCAGAAATTTTATCCATATCTTCCAGCTATCCTATTTACGATAAAAATCGCAAATTTGTTGGGGTAATTAGTGTTGATTTGCTCTTATCACAAATCGGCAACTTTTTAGCCAGCTTAAAAGTTAAAGAGTCGGGTAAAACTTTTATTTTAGAGCGTTCTGGGTTAATAGTGGCTTCTTCTACAAGCGAGCCACCATATACCATCATTAATGGTAAAGGTAAACGTCTATCAGCATTAAATAGTCAAAATCCTTTAATTAGACTCACAACACAGTCTTTGATCAAACGCTTTGGCAATCTTAAGCTGGTTGTAGAGAAGCAACAGCTAAGTTTTACTGCCGATGGAATGCGTTATTTTGTGCAGGTAAAAAGCTGGAATGATCAACTGGGTTTAGATTGGCTAATTGTGGCAGTGATTCCCGAAGGCGAATTTATGGAGCAAATAAACGCCAACACCCACATCACTATTTTGCTGTGTATAAGCTGTTGCGCTTATAATTTGCATATAATAGATATGAATATAACTTCAGGTACAGGTTGCTATGCCGGCTATTGGGTTTCTAAGCTTGGAACAAAAGCAGAATCTACAAAAATTCTTAAAACAGAGCGATCGCTCTGA